In one window of Lynx canadensis isolate LIC74 chromosome B3, mLynCan4.pri.v2, whole genome shotgun sequence DNA:
- the RPP25 gene encoding ribonuclease P protein subunit p25 yields the protein MAKPASPRSGQRRRMENFRKVRSEEAPVGGGAEGGGAGPGPFADLAPGAVHMRVKEGSKIRNLLAFATASMAQPATRAIVFSGCGRATTKTVTCAEILKRRLAGLHQVTRLRYRSVREVWQSLPPGPTPGQEPGEPAASLSVLKNVPGLAILLSKDALDPCQPGYQPPNSHPAPSSQPTAPTSKRSLGEPAAGEGSAKRSQPEPSATEEDQTA from the coding sequence ATGGCGAAGCCCGCGTCCCCGCGGTCCGGGCAACGACGGCGCATGGAGAACTTCCGTAAGGTGCGCTCAGAGGAGGcgccggtggggggcggggccgagggggGCGGCGCGGGCCCGGGCCCTTTCGCGGACCTGGCGCCGGGAGCCGTGCACATGCGGGTCAAAGAGGGCAGCAAGATCCGGAACCTGCTGGCTTTCGCCACCGCCAGCATGGCGCAGCCAGCCACGCGCGCCATCGTCTTCAGCGGCTGCGGTCGGGCCACCACCAAGACCGTCACGTGCGCAGAGATCCTCAAGCGCCGCCTGGCGGGCCTGCATCAGGTCACGCGGCTGCGCTACCGGAGCGTGCGCGAGGTGTGGCAGAGCCTCCCGCCGGGGCCCACACCGGGTCAGGAGCCTGGTGAGCCGGCCGCCAGTCTCAGTGTACTTAAGAACGTGCCCGGCCTCGCCATCCTACTTTCCAAGGATGCACTGGATCCCTGCCAACCCGGCTATCAGCCCCCGAACTCCCATCCTGCACCCTCGTCCCAGCCAACTGCACCGACGTCCAAGAGGAGCTTAGGGGAACCCGCAGCTGGAGAAGGCTCTGCGAAgcggtcacaacctgagccaagtGCTACGGAAGAGGACCAGACGGCCTGA